In Cynocephalus volans isolate mCynVol1 chromosome 3, mCynVol1.pri, whole genome shotgun sequence, one DNA window encodes the following:
- the C3H15orf61 gene encoding uncharacterized protein C15orf61 homolog has product MEALRRAHEAALRLLLCGPWASGAASRPKPRVSEVLTRHLLQRRLPHWTSFCVRYSAVRNDQFGLSHFNWPVQGANYHVLRTGCFPFIKYHCSKAPWQDLAQQNRFFTVLKVVNLGIPTLLYGLGSWLFARVTETVHTSYGPITVYFLNKEDEGAMY; this is encoded by the exons ATGGAGGCCCTGCGGAGGGCCCACGAGGCCGCGCTCCGGCTGTTACTGTGCGGGCCCTGGGCCTCAGGCGCTGCCTCCCGCCCGAAGCCCCGCGTCTCGGAGGTGCTGACGCGGCACCTGCTGCAGCGGCGCTTGCCGCACTGGACCTCCTTCTGCGTGCGCTACAGCGCCGTCCGCAACGACCAGTTCGGCCTCTCGCACTTCAACTGGCCAGTGCAGGGCGCCAACTACCACGTCCTGCGCACCGGCTGCTTCCCCTTCATCAAGTACCACTGCTCCAAGGCCCCCTGGCAGGACCTGGCCCAACAGAACCGCTTCTTCACGGTGCTCAAGGTCGTCAACCTCG GTATTCCAACTTTACTATACGGACTTGGCTCCTGGTTATTTGCCAGAGTCACAGAGACTGTGCATACCAGTTATGGACCAATAacagtttattttctaaataaagaagATGAAGGTGCCATGTATTAA